A genomic region of Scyliorhinus canicula chromosome 4, sScyCan1.1, whole genome shotgun sequence contains the following coding sequences:
- the LOC119964372 gene encoding outer dense fiber protein 2-like, with product MSRRMKSRSSSPPIHVHADESTAVRVHVQKPKLLPSVVELSQVHKRKRSTDSTKANRSGKGKTRGWRKSRPFVLGQENGPTQRLYITLGNAENNSSVTPSSDASCDKESTINGRAYQCGLQIDSLLEDLEGLKNELSRILSTGIVQLSGHPTNERFEDGASTSSWTTEQHEAETQELRRTTEKIRTFQESFEKLQKELNLRG from the exons GATGAAGTCAAGATCATCTTCACCCCCAATCCATGTCCATGCTGATGAATCTACAGCTGTTCGTGTACATGTTCAGAAACCCAAGTTGTTGCCTTCTGTTGTGGAA CTATCTCAGGTGCACAAAAGAAAACGTTCAACTGATTCGACGAAAGCAAACAGATCTGGGAAGGGGAAAACAAGGGGTTGGAGAAAGTCTCGTCCTTTTGTGCTCGGCCAGGAG AATGGGCCAACGCAAAGGCTGTACATCACCTTGGGCAATGCAGAAAATAACTCCTCTGTAACCCCTTCCAGCGATGCCAGCTGTGATAAGGAATCCACCATTAATGGACGAGCGTATCAGTGTGGACTTCAGATCg acagCTTACTGGAAGATTTAGAGGGTTTGAAAAATGAA CTGTCACGCATATTGTCGACGGGAATTGTTCAGCTTTCAGGGCACCCAACAAATGAACGCTTTGAGGATGGAGCGAGCACATCAAGTTGGACAACTGAACAACACGAAGCTGAAACACAAGAGCTTCGTCGAACTACTGAAAAAATTAGGACTTTTCAGGAGAGTTTTGAAAAGTTACAGAAAGAGCTGAACTTGCGAGGGTAA